One genomic region from Psychrilyobacter piezotolerans encodes:
- a CDS encoding acyl-CoA dehydrogenase — translation MNFGLNEEYRILEKMISEFTEKEVKPIAGEIDEEERFPVETVKKMAKLGLFGIPIAKEYGGEGGDNLMYSMVVEELSKACGTTGVIISAHTSLGMAPIYEFGTEEQKQRYLPKMCSGEWIGAFGLTEPNAGTDAAGQQTTAYLDEETNEWVLNGSKIFITNAGYAHVYVIFAMTDKSKGLKGITAFIVEADRKGFSVGKKEKKLGIKASATCELIFEDCRIPKENLLGAVGKGFKIAMMTLDGGRIGIASQALGIAQGALDETVKYVKERAQFGRTISKFQNTQFQLADMDTKVEASRLLVRKAATKKDKKEKYSVEAAMAKLFASETAMEVTTKAVQLHGGYGYTRDYPVERMMRDAKITEIYEGTSEVQKMVIAGSLLK, via the coding sequence TTGAATTTTGGATTGAATGAAGAATACAGAATATTAGAAAAGATGATCAGTGAATTCACAGAGAAAGAAGTTAAACCTATAGCTGGGGAGATCGATGAAGAGGAAAGATTTCCTGTAGAAACAGTGAAAAAAATGGCTAAATTAGGACTTTTTGGTATTCCTATAGCTAAGGAATACGGAGGGGAAGGCGGGGACAACCTCATGTATTCTATGGTAGTAGAGGAACTTTCCAAAGCTTGCGGAACTACAGGAGTAATTATATCTGCACACACTTCACTTGGAATGGCTCCTATCTATGAGTTTGGTACAGAGGAGCAAAAACAAAGATATTTACCTAAGATGTGCAGCGGTGAATGGATTGGTGCATTCGGGTTAACTGAACCTAATGCGGGAACCGACGCTGCTGGTCAGCAAACTACAGCTTATTTAGATGAAGAAACCAATGAGTGGGTACTCAACGGTTCCAAGATATTTATAACCAATGCCGGGTATGCACATGTATATGTTATTTTTGCTATGACCGATAAATCTAAGGGATTGAAGGGGATCACGGCATTTATTGTAGAAGCAGACAGGAAGGGATTCAGTGTTGGAAAGAAAGAAAAAAAATTAGGGATAAAGGCATCGGCTACATGCGAACTTATATTTGAAGATTGCAGAATTCCTAAAGAAAATCTGTTAGGAGCTGTTGGAAAAGGGTTTAAAATAGCTATGATGACCCTTGATGGAGGGCGTATTGGTATAGCTTCTCAAGCTCTTGGAATTGCCCAAGGTGCATTGGATGAAACTGTGAAATATGTAAAAGAGAGAGCTCAATTCGGAAGAACAATTTCTAAATTCCAAAACACCCAATTCCAGCTGGCTGATATGGATACAAAAGTAGAGGCTTCCAGATTATTAGTTAGAAAAGCTGCTACAAAGAAAGATAAGAAAGAAAAATATTCTGTAGAAGCTGCCATGGCAAAATTATTTGCCTCGGAAACAGCTATGGAGGTAACTACAAAAGCTGTCCAACTCCATGGAGGATATGGTTATACTAGAGACTATCCTGTAGAAAGAATGATGAGGGATGCCAAGATAACTGAGATATATGAGGGAACTTCTGAAGTTCAAAAAATGGTAATAGCAGGAAGTTTACTAAAATAA
- a CDS encoding electron transfer flavoprotein subunit beta/FixA family protein, with product MNIVVCIKQVPDTTEIRLDPITGTLIRDGVPSIINPDDKAGLEEALKLKDLHGAHITAITMGPPQAEQVLKEAFAMGVDRGILLTDRKFAGADSLATSNALAGALRKLDFDVVITGRQAIDGDTAQVGPQLAEHLGLPQMSYVKEMSIAGENLIRVKRGVEDGYQVLEAETPCVLTILSEANNPRYMSVSKIIEAVREKEIEVWNTSMIDIDLEVLGLAGSPTKVKKSFTKGAKTAGKIHEVTPLEAVTIIVDKLKENFII from the coding sequence ATGAATATAGTAGTTTGTATAAAACAGGTACCAGATACCACAGAAATCAGATTAGATCCAATCACAGGAACATTGATCAGAGACGGAGTTCCTAGTATTATCAATCCAGATGATAAGGCTGGCTTAGAGGAAGCTTTAAAATTAAAAGATCTTCATGGAGCACATATCACGGCAATTACAATGGGACCTCCTCAGGCAGAGCAAGTTCTAAAAGAAGCTTTTGCAATGGGTGTGGACAGAGGAATATTATTAACAGATAGAAAATTTGCAGGGGCAGATTCACTGGCGACTTCAAATGCCTTAGCAGGTGCATTAAGAAAATTAGATTTTGATGTAGTAATCACAGGAAGACAGGCCATCGACGGAGATACAGCACAAGTTGGTCCCCAGTTAGCGGAACACCTTGGTTTACCTCAAATGTCATATGTAAAAGAGATGAGTATCGCAGGAGAAAATCTAATCAGAGTAAAAAGAGGAGTAGAGGATGGTTACCAAGTATTAGAGGCAGAAACTCCTTGTGTACTTACTATACTATCTGAAGCAAATAACCCAAGATATATGTCGGTATCTAAAATAATAGAGGCTGTGAGAGAGAAAGAAATAGAAGTTTGGAATACCAGTATGATCGATATCGATCTAGAAGTTCTTGGGCTTGCCGGTTCTCCTACAAAGGTAAAAAAATCATTTACCAAGGGTGCTAAAACAGCAGGTAAAATTCATGAAGTTACACCACTGGAAGCTGTTACAATAATTGTGGATAAATTAAAAGAAAATTTCATTATATAG
- a CDS encoding electron transfer flavoprotein subunit alpha/FixB family protein has translation MNLNEYKGVYVFIEQKSREIQNVSLELLGRGRGLADTLKEELVAVFLGYGIKDQCQDLISHGADRVIYVDDSRLDKYLTEPYAQALDTISKFEKPNIILIGATSTGRDLAPRVSARLSTGLTADCTSLEISEERELLMTRPAFGGNLMATIVCPDHRPQMSSVRPGVMQKLAVDTARTGEIVEFGVNFDDSKFKVRLIEEVKEAKQMVKIEDAHILVSGGRGVGTAENFKNLEKLADNIGATVSTSRAMVDAGVMSHDRQVGQTGKTVRPDIYFALGISGAIQHIAGMEESEYIIAINKDKGAPIFNTADLGIVGDVNKILPLLNNEISKLTEKKA, from the coding sequence ATGAATTTAAACGAATATAAAGGCGTATATGTATTTATAGAACAAAAATCTAGGGAAATTCAAAATGTTTCCCTGGAACTATTAGGCAGAGGTAGAGGGCTTGCTGATACCTTGAAAGAGGAACTGGTAGCAGTATTTTTAGGATATGGGATTAAAGATCAATGTCAAGATCTTATTTCACACGGAGCAGACAGGGTAATCTATGTAGATGATTCTAGACTAGATAAATATCTGACTGAACCTTATGCCCAGGCACTTGATACTATCTCAAAATTTGAAAAACCAAATATAATTTTAATCGGTGCCACTTCTACAGGAAGGGATCTGGCTCCTAGAGTATCTGCAAGGTTATCTACAGGACTTACAGCAGACTGTACATCTCTTGAAATTTCTGAAGAGAGGGAACTGCTTATGACACGTCCTGCCTTTGGCGGAAATTTGATGGCTACCATAGTCTGCCCGGATCACAGACCACAGATGTCCAGTGTTAGACCTGGAGTAATGCAAAAATTAGCAGTGGACACTGCCAGAACCGGTGAAATCGTAGAATTTGGTGTGAATTTTGATGACAGCAAGTTCAAAGTTAGATTAATTGAAGAAGTAAAGGAAGCTAAGCAAATGGTTAAGATAGAGGATGCTCATATTTTAGTTTCAGGTGGTCGTGGAGTTGGAACAGCTGAAAACTTTAAAAATCTAGAAAAATTAGCTGATAATATCGGGGCTACAGTTTCTACTTCTCGTGCCATGGTAGATGCCGGAGTTATGAGTCATGACAGACAGGTGGGACAAACAGGAAAGACTGTTAGACCGGATATCTACTTTGCCTTGGGAATCTCTGGAGCTATCCAGCATATTGCCGGGATGGAGGAATCTGAATATATTATAGCTATAAATAAAGACAAGGGAGCCCCTATATTCAATACGGCAGATCTTGGTATCGTGGGAGATGTCAATAAGATCTTACCACTTTTAAACAATGAAATCAGTAAATTAACTGAAAAAAAAGCATAG
- a CDS encoding TetR/AcrR family transcriptional regulator, protein MKIKTKQKIIDSAIDLFSRDSYGKVSIAQICKNAKISNGIIYNYFRNKEELFTYLLEETSNRIEEQFKNIEGDDLRSRMENFILLNFDITVKEFPLIRVYREGQYKFIEYEQKLRKVYLEALKVVYGRELKELEYLFIMSGIRYINVNFVKRGLEIDEKFLAHILLHGFFNRSDLEVETFEDMDFYLRVLFNSSNKKHKLLEVGEKLFGETNYYKVTINDIAGEAQIGVGSFYHFYENKEIFLREIVENLKRTTLCFLKDNVQKGFSQNETHILFLYLLLEFYGKSPHKYELLRRSEFIAEDMVIDYNNSLDELYIKTMEDLPYKFEEKRIISSVLLGVAHYMGIEFFFTNNIKDKGEFLKEMKNYFADGLNK, encoded by the coding sequence ATGAAAATAAAGACTAAACAGAAAATTATAGATTCAGCCATTGATCTTTTTTCAAGAGATTCATATGGAAAAGTTTCAATAGCTCAAATCTGTAAAAATGCAAAAATTTCAAACGGTATAATTTATAACTATTTCAGAAATAAGGAGGAGTTATTTACATATCTTTTGGAGGAAACCAGCAACAGGATCGAGGAGCAGTTTAAAAATATAGAGGGGGATGATCTCCGATCCAGGATGGAAAATTTTATCCTTCTAAATTTCGATATAACTGTGAAGGAATTTCCCCTTATCAGAGTCTACCGGGAGGGACAGTATAAATTTATCGAATATGAACAGAAACTCAGAAAAGTTTATCTGGAAGCATTGAAAGTTGTGTATGGAAGGGAATTAAAGGAATTAGAATATCTCTTTATAATGTCAGGAATAAGGTATATCAATGTTAATTTTGTAAAAAGAGGCCTTGAGATAGATGAAAAGTTTTTAGCACACATCCTCCTCCATGGATTTTTTAATAGAAGTGATTTAGAAGTCGAAACTTTTGAAGATATGGATTTTTATTTGAGGGTTTTATTTAATAGCAGCAATAAGAAACATAAACTTTTAGAGGTAGGGGAAAAACTTTTTGGCGAGACAAATTATTACAAGGTTACCATAAATGATATTGCCGGAGAAGCTCAGATAGGTGTAGGCAGTTTTTATCATTTTTACGAAAATAAAGAAATTTTTCTACGGGAAATCGTGGAAAATTTAAAAAGGACAACCCTTTGTTTCCTTAAAGATAATGTTCAAAAGGGTTTCTCTCAAAATGAAACTCATATACTTTTCCTCTATCTGTTATTGGAATTTTATGGGAAATCGCCTCATAAATATGAACTTTTGAGAAGATCGGAATTTATAGCTGAAGATATGGTTATAGATTATAATAATTCCCTGGATGAGCTGTATATAAAAACCATGGAAGATCTTCCCTATAAATTTGAAGAAAAAAGAATAATATCATCGGTCCTACTAGGAGTAGCTCATTATATGGGTATTGAATTCTTCTTTACAAATAATATTAAAGATAAGGGCGAATTTTTAAAAGAGATGAAAAATTATTTTGCAGATGGACTGAATAAATAG